CGAGAAGTCAAGTTGTCTAAGAAGACAAATGGTGAAAGGGTCGAGATAGATGTACCTATTAAGGTGGAGGAGGTCAGAGAATTGAAAGCAGAATTGCAGAAATCCATGGGGACGAAAGAAAAGTTAAAGGGAGTAGTTATCAGGGTAAGGAAACAATGCAATAGACTAAGGGATGTCAACATGTCAACAACTGAAGCATTAGAGCGAGAAATAAGAAGGGCTAAAGGGGAAGAGACGAACAAAAAAAGGTACCAAGGAGCTTTGTCAAACAATAGTAATGAACTCAAGCTGAGAAGGGCAGAGAGGGACCAAACAATATCGGAAAACATGACACTGAGAAATGAGTTGAAGGATTTTTGGGTGTCAAAGGAAAGCTTGAAGGAGCAGCTAGGCATGATGGAAAAGAATATGCTAGTAATTGTCTATCAATATGAGGtaaagatgatgaaggagaagcaaGATTTGGCTACTATACATGGGCAGGCTTTGAGAAACGAGTAGGCGGAAGTGCTAGCCTTACAAGGTGAAAGAGAAGCAAGGGGGAAAGTGATAGAGCTACTACCTCAGGAAAATAGGAAGTGGATGAATAGGTTTGTGCTTACACTAAATGAGAGTCAAGAGCTCCCGAAACTGCTAGCTAGAGCCAAGGCAATGGCTGATATATACTCTGCTCCCGACAAAGTTTATAGTCTCTTCAATTATTGCCAACACATGGTCGAACTAATAACTCACAATTAAGAACCGCTGatgcattattatttatttttggttgcACCCTGATGCGATGTAATGAACCTagttttgttttaatgaaaagtgGGTTTGGTTTGACCCTATGTTCTTTTGAGCAGCTTGTATAAAATTTGCAATATTGTAGCAACTTATCATTTTCATGCATTCATGATTATTGGTTGTTACATCTTtatgcattgctcattgcattctttccttgaaatagGAAAAGTAACTATTGTAATCAACAAGAAAGATAACGCTTTACAACACCCTTACTAGATGCTTGCCAAGACCAAGataatgagtgaaatagagcAGGTGTAGGAACAAATGAAGGCTAATATGGAGGCCATGAAGGAGCAAATGACGACAATGATGGAGGCGATGATGGATATGAAGAAGATAATAGAGGTTAACGTTGTTGTAGTTGCTGCTACCAGTACCATTACTAAGAGGGACCCAACTCACCCACCCATTTTTAATCAAGAAAGTCACCTAGTGTCAGATGTGGAAGGTCAAGGATGTGCGACGGGGGTAACTGTATACGGGCCTCAGTACACCTAGAGCTATAATAGATATACTTTTCCACCATATGGTATGCCTcctaactatacaccacccatgGTTGTACAGGTGCCTGCCAAGAATGTTACTAATCCTATCCCTGTTTGTATTGAGATTCATCAAACTCAACCCGATCAGACTCAAGCCTATAACTCTAATGCTAGGGAGGAGGCATGAGAAGCTCCCATAGACCATACTGTAACTGGTTTCGGGCTCCATCCAGGATACATCGCTGAAGGGCATGCATTTTCTAGCATCCCTATGTTGAATGCTCATAGAGCCTCTCAATATCACCCGTTatcacaacccttgcatttcgTGAGGGCAGAAGGGCCTCTCAGAGTATCTGAGAAGGAAAAGATTGAGCATATAGAGGAGGGGTTACATGCCATCGAAGGAGGGGGAAGTTATGGTTTTTTCGACATGTTAAAGCTATGTTTGGTACCCGATGTGATTATTCCCCCAAAGTTGAAGGTGCCAggttttgataaatacaaagggacCACTTGCCCTAAGAACCACCTAAGGATGTATTGCAGAAGGATGGGGGCTTATGCAAAGGACGAGAAGCTgttgatgcattttttttcagGAAAGCCTGGCTGGGGCATCTATTATCTGGTAACCTTGAACCCTCTCGGATTCTCTCTTGGAGGGATCTGATGGATGCTTTCATTAGGCAATATCAATACAACTCTGACATGGTGCTAGACAGAATGCAGTTACAAAACTTGTCCAAGAGAAACAATTAGTCATTAAAAGAGTATGCTCAGACATGGTGAGA
The nucleotide sequence above comes from Glycine soja cultivar W05 chromosome 11, ASM419377v2, whole genome shotgun sequence. Encoded proteins:
- the LOC114373134 gene encoding uncharacterized protein LOC114373134, translating into MRDKELRKKDEGFVDSYPQWLENRVREVKLSKKTNGERVEIDVPIKVEEVRELKAELQKSMGTKEKLKGVVIRVRKQCNRLRDVNMSTTEALEREIRRAKGEETNKKRYQGALSNNSNELKLRRAERDQTISENMTLRNELKDFWVSKESLKEQLGMMEKNMLVIVYQYEVKMMKEKQDLATIHGQALRNE